In Nocardia sp. NBC_00403, one DNA window encodes the following:
- a CDS encoding SRPBCC family protein, with the protein MASTTIDAVIAAPREIVYRLFAERESISPYLPVQVKLIKPGLTEREGVGAQHLIGVGPLGVTEEITKLVPGERMEYKIVKGAPVKRHVGVVTFTDAVDGTLVSYTMESEPSLPVPSKILEFGLRNLISQFIRGAQKAVR; encoded by the coding sequence ATGGCCAGCACCACCATCGACGCTGTCATCGCCGCCCCGCGCGAGATCGTGTACCGCCTTTTCGCCGAGCGCGAGAGCATCAGCCCCTACCTTCCGGTCCAGGTCAAGCTGATCAAGCCGGGACTGACCGAGCGCGAAGGCGTCGGTGCGCAGCACCTGATCGGCGTCGGGCCGCTCGGCGTCACCGAAGAGATCACCAAGCTCGTGCCGGGTGAGCGCATGGAGTACAAGATCGTCAAGGGCGCCCCGGTGAAGCGGCACGTCGGTGTCGTCACCTTCACCGACGCCGTAGACGGAACCCTGGTGTCCTACACGATGGAATCCGAGCCGAGCCTGCCCGTACCGTCCAAGATCCTGGAGTTCGGCCTGCGCAACCTCATCTCCCAGTTCATCCGCGGCGCGCAGAAGGCCGTGCGCTGA
- a CDS encoding endonuclease/exonuclease/phosphatase family protein gives MPRTVEDGVRLYGGAAVYISWRRGCTLFGVEAAQLAKQICDRVDAKLHSFACFDSDGLRHVGRHADRTASRLSAEDRANAVSVTDQGGSFATNRGVSLAKSPERESQYWEAIGFPPRRTAAERADPYRPLRVVTFNIAGAYPIKSKGLFGYNDKPNLDYFSMLFDRLDADVILIQEGEVGPAGSTVRKLAQRTGYEHVFESKVCPTHLSKTPDTELSLAVLSRLPIDGGEAIQLPTPMAKLVFRGEPTVPYPRWAQRADILGINFWQLFPNPHGAMRSSYEHGVGAQDAASIARTMTSNIKSPAILGADFNTENPTKVYGKAFDEIGVKMSLPPDTKTVFWDANPDQIGATKQFETVASGAGRSTTDHFPAWVDYEIKDPAMRERVAAARRAQ, from the coding sequence GTGCCTCGCACGGTCGAGGACGGCGTCCGGCTGTATGGCGGTGCCGCGGTTTATATCTCATGGCGAAGGGGCTGCACACTGTTCGGTGTCGAGGCCGCTCAGTTGGCGAAACAGATCTGCGATCGGGTCGACGCGAAGCTGCACTCCTTCGCATGTTTCGACTCCGACGGTCTGCGCCACGTCGGTCGCCACGCGGATCGAACAGCGAGTCGTCTCTCCGCCGAAGACCGTGCCAACGCCGTCTCCGTCACCGACCAGGGGGGTTCCTTCGCTACGAACAGGGGAGTGTCGCTTGCGAAGAGCCCGGAGCGCGAGTCCCAGTACTGGGAGGCGATCGGATTTCCGCCTCGCCGAACGGCCGCGGAAAGGGCTGATCCCTACCGGCCCCTGCGAGTGGTGACATTCAATATTGCCGGTGCTTATCCGATCAAATCCAAGGGTCTTTTCGGCTACAACGACAAACCCAACCTGGATTACTTTTCGATGCTGTTCGATAGGCTCGATGCTGATGTCATCCTCATTCAGGAGGGGGAGGTCGGTCCGGCCGGTTCGACTGTCCGGAAGCTGGCCCAGCGAACCGGTTATGAACACGTTTTCGAATCGAAGGTGTGCCCCACGCATCTGAGCAAGACGCCCGACACGGAGCTATCCCTCGCTGTGCTCAGTCGGCTACCGATCGATGGAGGCGAAGCGATACAGCTACCGACACCCATGGCCAAATTGGTATTCAGGGGTGAGCCGACTGTGCCTTACCCCCGCTGGGCGCAACGTGCAGACATTCTGGGGATCAACTTCTGGCAGTTGTTTCCGAACCCGCACGGAGCCATGCGATCGTCATACGAACACGGTGTCGGTGCACAGGACGCCGCATCCATCGCTCGTACAATGACGTCCAATATCAAGAGTCCGGCGATTTTGGGGGCGGATTTCAACACCGAGAACCCGACGAAAGTATATGGCAAAGCTTTCGACGAAATCGGAGTGAAGATGTCGCTGCCTCCTGATACGAAAACTGTATTTTGGGATGCCAATCCGGATCAGATCGGGGCCACTAAGCAATTCGAGACAGTCGCCAGCGGCGCGGGAAGATCTACGACCGACCATTTTCCGGCATGGGTGGACTATGAGATCAAGGATCCTGCCATGCGTGAAAGAGTGGCCGCGGCACGTCGGGCGCAATAG
- the steA gene encoding putative cytokinetic ring protein SteA has translation MKMLALLSKNTETLPGLTGIARVDRNTRRLLARVGPGDVVVLDEMDLDRLTTDRLVEAGVVAVVNTSPSISGRYPNLGPEMLVANGILLLDTVSSDAFSKIKDGAKVRIDEGIVYADKLTRKEPEVLVEGIELTEAGINDRMIEARNGLADHLEAFAGNTIEFFRTESALLIDGIGVPELDLVMKHRHVVVVADGPDHAAELKALKPFIKEYVPIMVGVGRGADTLMKRGYRPDLIVGDPDEITTSTLKSGAEVILPADTDGHAKGLERIQDLGIGATTFPSSGSPADLALLLAHHHGASLIVTAGAAASLDDFFDRGRRDSNPATFLTRLKVGAKLMDAKAVATLYRNRVSGIAIAMIVLAALIAVIVAMLASHMGGEVLDWAIDSWNRFVLWAQGLVDK, from the coding sequence ATGAAGATGTTGGCATTGTTGTCGAAGAACACCGAAACGTTGCCAGGGCTCACCGGCATCGCCCGGGTCGACCGCAATACCCGGCGTCTGCTCGCGCGGGTCGGGCCCGGTGATGTTGTGGTGCTGGACGAAATGGATCTGGATCGGCTCACCACTGATCGGCTCGTCGAGGCTGGTGTGGTCGCTGTGGTGAATACCTCGCCGTCGATTTCTGGACGTTATCCGAATCTCGGCCCGGAAATGTTGGTGGCCAACGGAATACTACTGCTGGACACCGTGAGCTCGGATGCGTTCAGCAAAATCAAGGATGGCGCCAAGGTTCGCATCGACGAGGGCATTGTCTACGCGGACAAGCTGACGAGGAAAGAGCCAGAGGTCCTTGTCGAGGGTATCGAACTGACTGAAGCCGGCATTAACGACCGGATGATCGAGGCCCGCAACGGACTCGCCGATCACCTCGAGGCATTCGCGGGCAACACTATCGAGTTCTTCCGCACCGAGAGCGCGCTGCTGATCGATGGCATCGGCGTTCCGGAACTCGACCTGGTGATGAAGCATCGGCATGTCGTGGTGGTGGCCGACGGTCCCGACCACGCGGCCGAATTGAAGGCGCTCAAACCCTTCATCAAGGAGTACGTGCCGATCATGGTCGGCGTCGGCCGCGGCGCGGACACCCTCATGAAGCGGGGCTACCGGCCCGATCTGATCGTCGGCGATCCAGACGAAATCACCACCAGCACCCTGAAGTCCGGGGCCGAGGTGATTCTGCCCGCGGACACCGACGGCCACGCCAAGGGCTTGGAGCGCATTCAGGATCTCGGCATCGGTGCGACGACCTTCCCGTCCTCGGGCTCGCCTGCCGACTTGGCGTTGTTGCTGGCCCACCATCACGGCGCGTCGCTGATCGTGACCGCGGGCGCCGCCGCATCGCTGGACGACTTCTTCGATCGCGGCCGCCGCGACAGCAACCCGGCCACGTTCCTCACCCGGCTCAAGGTCGGTGCCAAGCTGATGGATGCCAAAGCCGTCGCCACGCTGTATCGCAACCGTGTGTCCGGCATCGCGATCGCGATGATCGTGCTCGCCGCGCTGATCGCCGTGATCGTCGCGATGCTCGCCTCCCACATGGGCGGCGAGGTGCTCGATTGGGCCATCGACTCCTGGAACCGCTTCGTGCTATGGGCGCAGGGCCTGGTCGACAAATGA
- a CDS encoding copper transporter yields the protein MISLRQHAVSLVAIFLALAVGVVLGSQTVAADLLHGLRADKTDLRNQVDTISEQNRRLTDELNAADRFTAGSAGRILAGTLIDRSVVVITTPDADPADIEAVTMGLDTSGATVTGKIALTDAFLDTTEGDRLRTTLINVIPAGAQLRSGAVDQGSMAGDLLGLVLSLDPANSQPHSTPQELSLALETLRGGGFLAYGDTPVDPAQLAVVITGDGARSNENGQGSNIARFAGALRGRSAGTVLAGRSGAADEPGPIAAIRSDAALATTVTTVDNLDREIGRVTTVLGLSEQLNGGAGRYGTGTKANSLTLVALPH from the coding sequence ATGATTTCGCTACGTCAGCACGCTGTTTCTCTCGTCGCGATCTTCCTAGCGCTGGCCGTCGGCGTGGTGCTCGGCTCGCAGACGGTGGCGGCGGACCTGCTGCACGGGTTGCGTGCGGACAAGACCGATCTACGCAATCAGGTCGACACCATCTCCGAACAGAACCGCCGACTAACCGACGAACTGAACGCCGCCGATCGTTTCACCGCAGGCTCAGCAGGCCGGATCCTCGCAGGCACCCTCATCGACCGCAGCGTTGTGGTGATCACCACCCCCGACGCCGACCCCGCCGACATCGAAGCCGTCACCATGGGCCTCGACACCTCCGGTGCCACAGTGACAGGCAAGATCGCACTCACCGACGCCTTCCTCGACACCACCGAGGGTGACCGGCTGCGCACCACCCTCATCAATGTCATCCCCGCAGGCGCTCAGTTGCGCAGTGGAGCGGTCGATCAGGGCAGCATGGCGGGCGATCTGCTCGGCCTCGTGCTGTCGCTCGATCCCGCGAACTCGCAACCCCACAGCACCCCGCAGGAGTTGAGCCTGGCGCTGGAGACGCTGCGCGGCGGCGGCTTCCTCGCCTACGGCGATACTCCGGTCGACCCGGCGCAACTCGCGGTCGTCATCACCGGCGACGGCGCCCGCTCCAACGAGAACGGTCAGGGCTCGAACATTGCTCGTTTCGCAGGAGCCCTCCGCGGCCGTAGTGCGGGCACGGTCCTGGCCGGCCGCTCCGGAGCCGCCGACGAACCGGGCCCCATCGCCGCCATTCGCTCCGACGCGGCCCTGGCCACCACCGTCACCACCGTCGACAACCTCGACCGGGAAATCGGCCGGGTCACCACCGTCCTGGGCCTCAGCGAGCAGCTGAACGGCGGCGCGGGCCGGTACGGCACCGGTACCAAGGCGAATTCCCTCACCCTCGTCGCCCTGCCGCACTGA
- a CDS encoding CTP synthase has product MGQTRIQARTATKHIFVSGGVASSLGKGLTASSLGQLLTARGLRVTMQKLDPYLNVDPGTMNPFQHGEVFVTEDGAETDLDVGHYERFLDRDLSGDANVTTGQVYSSVIAKERRGEYLGDTVQVIPHITDEIKSRILAMAGPDLEGHVPDVVITEIGGTVGDIESQPFLEAARQVRHDVGRENVFFLHVSLVPYLAPSGELKTKPTQHSVAALRSIGIQPDALILRCDRDVPQGLKSKIALMCDVDVDACISTPDAPSIYDIPKVLHREGLDAYVVRKLGLPFRDVDWTVWGDLLDRVHSPRETVEVALVGKYVDLPDAYLSVTEALRAGGFASRAKVNIRWVQSDDCETPAGAQAALRDVDAVLIPGGFGIRGIEGKVGAIRYARTRGLPLLGLCLGLQCVVIEAARSVGLAEANSAEFEPDTPHPVISTMADQQQVIAGEADLGGTMRLGAYPATLAKGSVVAQAYGTEQVSERHRHRYEVNNAYRDKIATSGLRFSGTSPDGHLVEFVELPADKHPFFVATQAHPELKSRPTRPHPLFAALIAAALKYKLAERLPVDLPEEELADADQGS; this is encoded by the coding sequence GTGGGTCAAACACGGATTCAGGCGCGAACAGCGACGAAACACATCTTCGTCAGCGGTGGTGTCGCCTCCTCATTGGGTAAAGGTCTTACCGCCTCCAGCCTCGGTCAGCTGTTGACGGCGCGCGGGCTGCGCGTCACGATGCAGAAACTCGACCCGTACTTGAACGTCGATCCCGGCACCATGAATCCGTTCCAGCACGGAGAGGTGTTCGTGACGGAGGACGGCGCCGAGACCGACCTGGATGTCGGTCACTACGAGCGGTTCCTCGACAGGGACCTGTCCGGCGACGCGAATGTCACTACGGGGCAGGTGTATTCGTCGGTGATCGCCAAGGAGCGGCGCGGCGAGTACCTCGGCGACACGGTGCAGGTCATCCCGCACATCACCGATGAGATCAAGAGCCGCATCCTCGCGATGGCAGGCCCTGATCTGGAGGGACATGTCCCGGACGTGGTCATCACCGAGATCGGCGGCACAGTCGGCGACATCGAGTCGCAGCCGTTCCTCGAGGCCGCCCGTCAGGTGCGCCATGATGTGGGCCGGGAGAACGTCTTCTTCCTGCACGTGTCGCTGGTGCCATACCTGGCTCCGTCGGGCGAACTCAAGACCAAACCGACGCAGCACTCGGTGGCGGCGCTGCGCAGCATCGGCATCCAGCCCGACGCGCTGATCCTGCGCTGCGACCGGGATGTGCCGCAGGGCCTCAAGAGCAAAATCGCGTTGATGTGCGACGTCGACGTGGACGCCTGTATCTCCACCCCGGACGCACCGTCGATCTACGACATTCCGAAGGTGCTGCATCGAGAGGGCCTCGATGCCTACGTGGTGCGCAAGCTCGGGCTGCCGTTCCGCGACGTGGACTGGACGGTCTGGGGCGATCTGCTCGATCGCGTGCACTCGCCGCGGGAAACTGTCGAGGTCGCGCTGGTCGGCAAATATGTCGATCTGCCCGACGCCTACCTGTCGGTGACCGAGGCACTGCGCGCGGGCGGGTTCGCCTCGCGGGCCAAGGTCAACATTCGCTGGGTGCAGTCCGACGACTGTGAGACCCCGGCGGGCGCGCAGGCCGCGCTGCGTGATGTGGACGCGGTGCTGATCCCGGGCGGGTTCGGCATTCGCGGCATCGAGGGGAAGGTCGGCGCGATCCGGTACGCGCGGACCCGAGGTCTGCCGCTGCTCGGCTTGTGCCTCGGTTTGCAGTGTGTGGTGATCGAAGCCGCGCGTTCGGTCGGTCTCGCCGAGGCGAACTCGGCCGAATTCGAGCCGGACACACCGCATCCGGTGATCTCGACCATGGCAGACCAGCAGCAGGTCATCGCCGGTGAAGCCGATCTCGGTGGCACCATGCGCCTCGGCGCATATCCGGCCACCCTCGCCAAGGGCTCGGTGGTCGCGCAGGCCTATGGCACCGAGCAGGTCTCCGAGCGGCATCGGCACCGCTATGAGGTGAACAACGCCTACCGCGACAAGATCGCGACCAGCGGGCTGCGGTTCAGCGGCACCTCGCCGGACGGGCACTTGGTCGAGTTCGTCGAGCTGCCCGCCGACAAGCACCCGTTCTTCGTCGCCACCCAGGCGCACCCGGAGCTGAAGAGCCGTCCGACCCGCCCGCACCCGTTGTTCGCCGCGCTCATCGCGGCCGCGCTGAAATACAAGCTGGCCGAGCGACTTCCGGTCGACCTGCCCGAAGAAGAGCTCGCGGACGCGGATCAGGGATCGTAA
- a CDS encoding NUDIX hydrolase produces the protein MTAHGGGPGSHDFETVSSKTVYSGAILALRLDQVAMPGGRVVEREVIEHHGAVAVAAIDDDNNVVLIRQYRHPLGTRLLELPAGLLDLPGEDPLEAAERELAEETGLAAREWSVLVDVALSPGFTDEVLRVYLARDLYETHQPEPENEEADLELVRMPVDAAVRAALAGEIVNATAVAGVLALAAARAGSAELRPADAPWPGQPTAFLRRKAAQRQSED, from the coding sequence ATGACCGCGCACGGGGGTGGACCGGGTAGTCACGATTTCGAGACGGTGTCCAGCAAGACCGTCTACAGCGGTGCGATCCTCGCGCTGCGGCTGGACCAGGTGGCAATGCCCGGTGGTCGGGTCGTCGAGCGTGAGGTGATCGAGCACCATGGTGCGGTTGCCGTCGCGGCGATCGACGACGACAACAACGTGGTGCTGATCCGGCAGTACCGGCATCCGCTGGGCACTCGGTTGCTCGAGTTGCCCGCCGGGCTGCTCGATCTGCCGGGCGAGGATCCGCTCGAAGCGGCCGAGCGCGAGCTCGCGGAGGAGACCGGTCTCGCCGCCCGGGAGTGGTCGGTGCTGGTGGATGTCGCGCTGTCGCCCGGCTTCACTGATGAGGTGCTGCGGGTCTACCTCGCGCGGGATCTGTACGAAACCCATCAGCCCGAGCCGGAAAACGAGGAAGCGGATCTGGAGCTGGTTCGGATGCCGGTCGATGCGGCCGTGCGTGCTGCACTGGCGGGTGAGATCGTCAACGCGACGGCGGTTGCCGGGGTACTGGCGCTTGCGGCGGCACGGGCGGGCAGCGCCGAGCTACGACCCGCCGACGCACCGTGGCCGGGTCAGCCCACTGCGTTCCTGCGCCGCAAGGCGGCTCAGCGGCAGTCCGAAGACTGA
- the xerD gene encoding site-specific tyrosine recombinase XerD has translation MLAREIDAYLDHLAVERGAARNTLGAYRRDLGRYRDFLAGRGVIGLDTVAESDVAEFTMMLRAGSADHPPLAAGSVARALIAVRGLHRFAAAEGLTTTDVAHAVKPPAPGRRLPKALPYDQVLRLLEAAGGGPMDAEDSDAAAGTDGGPRGLRDRALLELLYSTGARISEMVGLDVDDLDTDERALVLHGKGGKQRMVPIGRPALAAVDAYLVRGRPVLAASGKGNAGALFLNVRGGRLSRQTAWQVLQTVAERAGIGATVSPHTLRHSFATHLLDGGADVRVVQELLGHASVTTTQIYTLVTINTLREVWATAHPRAR, from the coding sequence GTGCTCGCGCGGGAGATCGACGCCTATCTCGACCATCTCGCGGTCGAGCGCGGCGCCGCGCGGAACACTCTCGGCGCATACCGCCGTGACCTCGGGCGCTACCGGGATTTCCTCGCCGGTCGCGGTGTCATCGGCCTCGACACGGTCGCCGAGTCCGATGTCGCCGAGTTCACTATGATGTTGCGGGCAGGAAGTGCCGACCATCCGCCGCTGGCGGCAGGCTCGGTGGCCCGCGCACTGATCGCAGTGCGCGGGCTGCACCGATTCGCGGCGGCCGAGGGCCTCACCACGACCGATGTCGCACATGCCGTGAAGCCGCCGGCACCGGGCAGGCGTTTGCCCAAAGCGCTGCCCTACGACCAGGTGCTGCGGTTGCTGGAAGCCGCGGGTGGCGGACCGATGGATGCCGAGGATTCCGATGCCGCGGCCGGAACGGATGGCGGGCCGCGCGGCCTGCGTGACCGTGCACTACTCGAGCTGCTCTATTCGACCGGCGCACGGATCTCGGAGATGGTCGGGCTCGACGTCGATGACCTCGACACTGATGAGCGCGCGCTGGTGCTGCACGGCAAGGGTGGTAAGCAGCGCATGGTGCCGATCGGTAGGCCTGCGCTCGCCGCGGTGGACGCGTACCTGGTGCGAGGCAGGCCGGTGCTCGCCGCGAGCGGCAAAGGCAATGCGGGCGCGCTGTTTCTGAACGTGCGCGGGGGCAGGCTGTCGCGGCAGACGGCCTGGCAGGTTCTGCAGACGGTCGCCGAACGTGCCGGCATCGGTGCGACGGTCTCCCCCCACACGTTGCGGCATTCGTTCGCAACACATCTGCTCGACGGTGGGGCGGATGTACGCGTGGTGCAGGAACTGCTCGGGCACGCGTCTGTCACGACGACACAGATCTATACCTTGGTCACCATCAACACCTTGCGCGAAGTCTGGGCCACCGCGCATCCACGCGCGCGTTAG
- a CDS encoding cupin domain-containing protein, with protein MSKAFIVHESDVEAVSLPGGGSFRLLEDSENSDGLFGANRLVLQAGANGTRPHHHTKSTEIFYVLAGTMEFLVDGELQSVSTGGLVVVPPGTVHAFGASADGPAEFLAVLTPGIVRFEYFRQLGRIARGEADWDSMDELHDRFDVHFDGGPEWR; from the coding sequence ATGTCAAAGGCTTTCATCGTCCACGAGTCGGACGTCGAAGCGGTGTCGCTGCCCGGCGGCGGTTCTTTCCGGCTGCTGGAGGACAGCGAGAACTCCGATGGCTTGTTCGGAGCCAATCGGCTCGTCCTGCAGGCGGGCGCGAACGGAACACGGCCGCATCACCACACCAAGTCGACGGAAATCTTCTATGTGTTGGCGGGAACCATGGAATTCCTTGTCGACGGCGAACTTCAGTCGGTGTCCACAGGTGGCCTGGTCGTGGTCCCGCCGGGCACGGTGCACGCGTTCGGTGCCTCGGCAGACGGCCCGGCAGAGTTCCTGGCGGTGCTCACACCGGGTATCGTCCGGTTCGAATACTTTCGGCAACTCGGTCGCATCGCGCGAGGCGAGGCGGATTGGGACAGTATGGACGAGCTGCACGACCGGTTCGACGTCCATTTCGACGGCGGACCCGAGTGGCGGTGA
- a CDS encoding ParA family protein, which produces MWGNGAEPVPDDAALGPTGRPLRVVPDPPPLERHGDALIVAMCNQKGGVGKTTSTINLGAALAEFGRRVLLVDLDPQGALSAGLGVAHHDLDLTVHNLLIGSKVSIEDVLMETRVENLDLLPSNIDLSAAEIQLVNEVGREQTLARALEPVRNRYDYILIDCQPSLGLLTVNALACSDGVIIPMECEYFSLRGLALLNDTVEKVRDRLNPRLSLYGIVVTMFDARLLHSRQVMARVVEVFGDLVYDTAISRTVRFPDASVAGEPITTWASKSAGAEAYRAMAREVIHRSGR; this is translated from the coding sequence CTGTGGGGCAATGGCGCTGAACCGGTCCCCGACGACGCGGCGCTGGGCCCCACCGGGAGGCCACTGCGTGTGGTTCCCGACCCGCCTCCGCTCGAGCGGCACGGCGATGCCCTGATCGTCGCCATGTGCAATCAGAAGGGCGGCGTCGGCAAGACGACCTCGACCATCAACCTCGGTGCGGCGCTCGCGGAATTCGGCCGGCGGGTACTGCTCGTCGATCTCGACCCGCAGGGCGCGCTGTCGGCGGGATTGGGTGTGGCCCACCATGATCTCGATCTGACGGTGCACAACCTGCTCATCGGTTCCAAGGTGTCCATCGAAGACGTGCTGATGGAGACCCGCGTCGAGAACCTGGATCTGTTGCCGAGCAATATCGACCTGTCGGCGGCGGAGATCCAGCTGGTCAACGAGGTGGGCAGGGAGCAGACACTGGCGCGGGCGCTGGAGCCGGTGCGCAACCGTTACGACTACATCCTCATCGACTGCCAGCCGTCGCTCGGCCTGCTCACGGTGAACGCGCTGGCCTGCTCGGACGGCGTGATCATCCCGATGGAATGCGAGTACTTCTCGCTGCGCGGGCTCGCACTGCTCAACGACACTGTGGAGAAGGTGCGTGACCGGCTCAACCCGAGGCTGAGCCTCTACGGCATCGTGGTGACCATGTTCGATGCGCGGCTACTACATTCGCGCCAGGTCATGGCGCGTGTTGTCGAGGTGTTCGGCGACCTGGTCTACGACACGGCCATCTCGCGCACCGTCCGGTTCCCCGATGCCAGTGTCGCGGGCGAACCCATCACCACGTGGGCGTCGAAATCTGCTGGGGCCGAAGCATATCGGGCGATGGCGCGGGAAGTCATCCACCGGTCCGGCCGGTGA
- a CDS encoding segregation and condensation protein A encodes MLGSESVVGTGDSDQQTGFHLRLSNFQGPFDLLLTLISSRKLDVTEVALHQVTDEFIAYTKALTAALTASSEGGKQEALRADKILDQTTEFLVVAATLLDLKAARLLPSGEMTDAEDLELLEARDLLFARLLQYRAFKQVAELLGELEAVALRRYPRAVGLEERFAELLPEVTLGVDAHEFAAIAAAAFRPRPVPKVGLDHLHSHAISVVEQAAIVLEMLKLRGPGGWTTFGELVVDCDVPIQIVARFLALLELYRGKTIEFDQPDPLGPLSVSWIGDPKDDTVQTADAVTIEEDYG; translated from the coding sequence ATACTCGGCTCGGAGTCTGTCGTCGGTACGGGCGATTCGGACCAGCAGACTGGATTCCATCTGCGGCTGAGCAATTTCCAGGGACCGTTCGATCTGCTGCTCACGCTGATCAGCTCGCGCAAGCTCGATGTCACCGAGGTGGCACTGCACCAAGTAACCGATGAGTTCATCGCCTACACGAAGGCATTGACGGCGGCGCTGACGGCGAGCTCGGAGGGCGGCAAGCAGGAGGCCTTGCGTGCCGACAAGATCTTGGACCAGACCACCGAATTCCTGGTCGTCGCAGCCACGTTGCTCGACCTGAAGGCGGCCAGGCTGTTGCCGTCGGGGGAGATGACCGACGCCGAGGACCTCGAGCTGCTCGAGGCGCGCGATCTGTTGTTCGCGCGTTTGCTGCAGTACCGCGCGTTCAAGCAGGTGGCCGAGCTGCTCGGTGAGCTGGAGGCCGTCGCGCTGCGACGTTACCCGCGTGCGGTCGGGCTGGAGGAGCGCTTCGCCGAGCTGCTGCCCGAGGTTACGCTGGGGGTCGACGCCCACGAATTCGCTGCCATCGCCGCCGCGGCGTTCCGGCCGCGCCCGGTGCCCAAGGTCGGCCTCGACCACCTGCACTCGCACGCCATCTCGGTCGTCGAGCAGGCCGCCATCGTGCTCGAAATGCTGAAACTGCGCGGACCGGGCGGCTGGACCACGTTCGGTGAACTGGTGGTCGACTGCGACGTGCCGATCCAGATCGTCGCCCGCTTCCTGGCCTTGCTGGAGCTGTATCGCGGCAAAACAATCGAGTTCGACCAGCCCGACCCGCTCGGCCCGCTCTCGGTCAGCTGGATCGGTGACCCGAAGGACGACACCGTGCAGACGGCAGACGCCGTGACTATCGAGGAGGACTACGGGTGA
- the scpB gene encoding SMC-Scp complex subunit ScpB, whose product MAQFTPESLDDAEFRSALEAMLLIVDAPAPVELLADALADTSARVDRTLREMSAELSARGSGIDLRFVGDGWRFYTRSEYAPYVERMLLDGARSKLTRAALETLAVVAYRQPVTRTRVSAVRGVNVDGVMRTLLARGLIAEAGVDPETNGTQYCTTELFLERIGLPSLTDLPPLAPLLPGVDLIDEINESLDTDPRYTRLRKPAEADLDLGTED is encoded by the coding sequence GTGGCGCAGTTCACCCCCGAGTCGCTCGACGACGCCGAATTCCGGTCGGCGCTGGAGGCCATGCTGCTGATTGTCGACGCTCCGGCCCCGGTAGAGTTGCTGGCAGACGCGTTGGCGGACACTTCGGCGCGGGTGGATCGCACGCTGCGGGAAATGTCGGCAGAACTGTCCGCGCGAGGTAGCGGTATTGATCTGCGTTTCGTCGGGGACGGTTGGCGCTTCTATACTCGCAGCGAGTACGCGCCGTATGTGGAACGGATGCTGCTCGACGGCGCTCGGTCGAAATTGACGCGGGCGGCGTTGGAAACGCTGGCGGTGGTGGCATACCGTCAGCCGGTGACCCGAACCAGGGTCAGCGCGGTGCGCGGCGTGAACGTCGACGGGGTGATGCGAACCCTGCTGGCTCGGGGATTGATCGCCGAGGCCGGGGTCGACCCGGAGACGAACGGTACGCAGTACTGCACAACCGAGCTGTTCTTGGAACGGATCGGACTCCCGTCGCTGACCGATCTGCCGCCACTGGCGCCCCTACTTCCGGGCGTCGACCTGATCGATGAGATCAACGAGAGCCTGGACACGGATCCCCGTTACACCAGGCTGAGGAAACCAGCCGAGGCCGATTTGGACCTCGGCACCGAGGACTGA